In Nocardia yunnanensis, one DNA window encodes the following:
- a CDS encoding serine/threonine-protein kinase translates to MKALLPDDPRWIGPHHMIAVIGRGGMGRVLLGRTPTGKLVAVKQIHRALTDDLEFRARFQRELATARQLSGVFTAAVVDSDLESETPWLATEYVPAPDLATVIAGCGPLPLSGLRLLATGLAATLIEVHRAVLVHRNLEPGNVLLAPEGPRIIDFGVASPRNAEDDPAPALFQAPEQAEGQPVTSAADIYAVGMLLALAATGVTSASPDLQAIPHSLRKLVESCLARDPAHRPSARQLLEQAERIPTESVWPQQVLEFIEAHRADAEWWASSGEQETRYRDQLARLAGRRRRTVGWAAAAAVGLLVAGGTVAALSGSAEDGHARPHKDSALNLSAAQLRLLDLCAVLDKAVAGKLGTRTGDPAATPEGGCATTVVDSTQRKVHYTFDIPDHAIGVDQLTPTGRTAAKAPILSAGTAGSACDTVVVAQSGSPVPLRMSAEQLDPAAAPESACAASEEALLAVVGQLTDSPPQRQLPPSSLLRLDPCAVLQDSLIHDVTGDPSDHQRTPHSCATVGHEGTVRVDLSDESRPDRGDWTYDTLRVGEFTAYVTGARTANDCDLSYLVRPTEKDNAEQLKITVSDLSNSPDACGKAEKLLLDAIPRLPK, encoded by the coding sequence ATGAAGGCGCTGCTGCCCGACGATCCCCGCTGGATCGGCCCGCACCACATGATCGCGGTCATCGGACGCGGCGGTATGGGCCGGGTGCTGCTGGGCCGCACCCCGACCGGGAAACTGGTGGCGGTCAAGCAGATTCATCGCGCCCTCACCGACGATCTGGAGTTCCGGGCCCGGTTCCAACGCGAACTGGCGACCGCCAGGCAACTGTCGGGCGTGTTCACCGCCGCCGTGGTGGACAGCGATCTGGAGTCCGAAACCCCCTGGCTGGCCACCGAATACGTCCCCGCCCCCGATCTGGCGACGGTGATCGCGGGCTGCGGCCCGCTGCCGCTGTCCGGGCTGCGGCTGCTGGCGACCGGCCTGGCCGCCACCCTGATCGAGGTGCACCGAGCGGTGCTGGTGCATCGCAACCTGGAGCCCGGCAATGTGCTGCTGGCGCCGGAGGGCCCGCGCATCATCGATTTCGGCGTGGCCAGCCCGCGCAATGCCGAGGACGACCCCGCCCCCGCGCTCTTCCAAGCCCCCGAGCAGGCCGAGGGCCAGCCGGTGACCTCCGCCGCCGACATCTATGCCGTCGGCATGCTGCTGGCCTTGGCCGCCACCGGCGTTACGTCCGCTTCGCCCGATCTGCAGGCGATCCCGCATTCACTCCGCAAACTCGTCGAGTCGTGCCTGGCCCGCGACCCCGCCCACCGCCCCTCGGCGCGCCAACTGCTCGAGCAGGCCGAGCGCATTCCCACGGAATCGGTGTGGCCGCAACAGGTTCTGGAGTTCATCGAAGCGCATCGCGCGGATGCGGAATGGTGGGCCTCCAGCGGCGAGCAGGAGACCCGCTACCGGGATCAGCTGGCGCGCCTGGCGGGCCGGCGCCGTCGTACCGTCGGCTGGGCGGCGGCCGCGGCGGTGGGCTTGCTGGTGGCCGGTGGCACCGTTGCGGCGCTGAGCGGCTCCGCGGAGGACGGTCACGCTCGGCCGCACAAGGATTCGGCGCTGAACCTGTCGGCCGCGCAGCTGCGTCTGCTGGACCTGTGCGCCGTCCTCGACAAGGCGGTCGCCGGCAAGCTCGGTACCCGCACGGGCGATCCGGCGGCCACCCCGGAGGGCGGCTGTGCCACCACGGTGGTCGATTCCACGCAGCGGAAGGTCCACTACACCTTCGACATTCCCGATCACGCGATCGGCGTCGACCAGCTGACCCCCACGGGCCGTACGGCGGCGAAGGCGCCCATTCTGAGCGCGGGCACCGCGGGCAGCGCCTGCGACACGGTCGTGGTCGCCCAGTCCGGCAGTCCGGTCCCGCTGCGCATGTCCGCCGAGCAGCTCGATCCGGCGGCCGCACCCGAATCCGCCTGCGCCGCCTCCGAAGAGGCGTTGCTGGCGGTGGTCGGCCAGCTGACCGATTCCCCGCCGCAGCGTCAGCTGCCGCCGTCCTCGCTCCTGCGCCTGGACCCGTGCGCGGTGTTGCAGGACAGCCTGATTCACGACGTCACCGGTGATCCGAGCGACCATCAGCGCACCCCGCACTCGTGCGCGACGGTCGGCCACGAGGGCACGGTGCGCGTGGATCTGTCCGACGAGTCGCGGCCGGACCGCGGCGACTGGACCTACGACACCCTGCGGGTGGGCGAGTTCACCGCGTACGTCACCGGCGCCCGCACCGCCAACGATTGCGATCTCAGCTATCTGGTGCGTCCCACCGAAAAGGACAATGCGGAACAGTTGAAGATCACCGTGTCCGATCTGTCGAATTCACCGGACGCTTGCGGCAAAGCGGAAAAACTTCTGCTCGATGCGATTCCGCGTTTGCCGAAATGA
- the rpsK gene encoding 30S ribosomal protein S11 yields MPPKSRAAGPKKTQKSRRRDKKNIPHGHAHIKSTFNNTIVSITDPEGNVISWASSGHVGFKGSRKSTPFAAQLAAENAARKAQENGVKKVDVFVKGPGSGRETAIRSLQAAGLEVGSISDVTPQPHNGCRPPKRRRV; encoded by the coding sequence ATGCCTCCGAAGAGCCGGGCCGCTGGCCCGAAGAAGACTCAGAAGTCGCGTCGCCGGGATAAGAAGAACATCCCGCACGGCCACGCGCACATCAAGAGCACGTTCAACAACACGATCGTGTCCATCACCGACCCCGAGGGCAACGTCATCTCCTGGGCGTCCTCCGGCCACGTCGGTTTCAAGGGCTCGCGTAAGTCGACTCCGTTCGCCGCGCAGCTCGCCGCCGAGAACGCTGCCCGCAAGGCGCAGGAGAACGGCGTCAAGAAGGTCGACGTTTTCGTGAAGGGCCCGGGTTCGGGTCGCGAGACCGCCATCCGCTCCCTCCAGGCCGCGGGCCTCGAGGTCGGCTCGATCTCCGATGTCACTCCGCAGCCGCACAACGGCTGCCGTCCGCCCAAGCGGCGTCGCGTCTAG
- a CDS encoding GNAT family N-acetyltransferase, which produces MTPHLRPARLADLGTITRFRLQRTSWLAARGSDQWTRTGRGLPIETFARSVARAVRAGETWIAEIDGEPAGTITVNDRADENLWSPGELADAVIIHYMIVDLRFAGLRIGESLLAHAATLARRNHRTWVRLDAWTTNEALHTYYRRSGFHLARIAGPEATGPSRALFERPVSTWPHLPTPRPTYTLTHYTVDTTLTWPLPQHPYLRPHPDPIPEPGPASTS; this is translated from the coding sequence ATGACCCCGCACCTGCGACCGGCCCGCCTCGCCGACCTGGGAACCATCACCCGGTTCCGGCTGCAGCGCACGAGCTGGCTGGCCGCCCGCGGCAGTGACCAGTGGACGCGGACCGGACGCGGTCTCCCCATCGAGACCTTCGCCCGGTCCGTGGCCCGCGCCGTCCGCGCCGGCGAAACCTGGATCGCCGAGATCGACGGCGAGCCCGCCGGCACCATCACCGTCAACGACCGCGCCGACGAAAACCTCTGGTCCCCCGGCGAATTGGCCGACGCCGTGATCATCCACTACATGATCGTCGACCTCCGCTTCGCCGGCCTCCGCATCGGCGAATCCCTCCTCGCCCACGCCGCCACCCTCGCCCGCCGCAACCACCGCACCTGGGTCCGCCTCGACGCCTGGACCACCAACGAAGCCCTCCACACCTACTACCGCCGCTCCGGCTTCCACCTGGCCCGCATAGCCGGCCCCGAAGCCACCGGCCCCTCCCGAGCCCTCTTCGAACGCCCCGTCTCCACCTGGCCCCACCTCCCCACCCCCCGCCCCACCTACACCCTCACCCACTACACCGTAGACACCACCCTCACCTGGCCCCTCCCCCAACACCCCTACCTCCGCCCCCACCCCGACCCCATCCCAGAACCCGGCCCCGCCTCTACCTCCTGA
- a CDS encoding DUF4254 domain-containing protein: protein MAGSETSNTVVVALPDVSPSYADLEAQPLAAGLLPTSDLLLRACRGHRVIGGPLLWFAHDLAVLHGRRLVGRGGIGPETDPTSIIETKRRRIELVMAIDDWIVRSVPQHRLGATLHTETVGSVIDRLAEASVRAHHALMTLDANDEMLHGAWHHLAELSDAYDDLVRDVLAGRRRLPAW, encoded by the coding sequence GTGGCAGGTTCGGAGACATCAAACACGGTTGTTGTGGCATTGCCCGACGTGTCTCCTTCGTACGCGGATTTGGAGGCGCAGCCACTGGCTGCCGGCCTATTGCCGACCTCGGACCTACTCCTGCGCGCCTGCCGGGGGCACCGGGTCATCGGCGGTCCGCTGCTGTGGTTCGCGCACGACCTGGCCGTGCTACACGGGCGGCGGCTGGTCGGACGCGGCGGCATCGGGCCGGAGACCGATCCGACCTCGATCATCGAGACCAAGCGGCGCCGAATCGAATTGGTTATGGCCATTGACGATTGGATCGTGCGCTCGGTTCCCCAGCATCGGCTGGGCGCGACCTTGCACACCGAAACCGTCGGATCGGTCATCGACCGGCTCGCCGAAGCGTCGGTCCGTGCCCATCACGCGTTGATGACCCTTGACGCGAATGATGAAATGCTGCACGGTGCTTGGCATCATTTGGCTGAATTGTCCGACGCCTACGACGATCTCGTGCGCGATGTGCTCGCGGGTCGGCGTCGACTGCCCGCCTGGTAA
- a CDS encoding MinD/ParA family ATP-binding protein, giving the protein MSEAAAAGLAGPQGGATQNQPPQWDPNLSGHPGGADSPWGAPGPQGIGYPGQYGQAPGTGTGDVGMGAPGQDQWPVPNQSMQPNQPGQPGPGVGQSPWTGQPAAYQPNELSQGQWGAPGPGQQASYPGGAGQDSHPAPGMDVGQYGNAAPEQNSPAAEQYAPAPGQYGTAPGQYGTAPGQPPATQYGAPGQPGQPWGGSQFNGPAPSLDDVPYRKAKKSPGSGWRKAVHHMSGGSINPGMSAEERRLQELVARIRQPVRGDYRIAVLSLKGGVGKTTTTMGLGSIFSSIRGDRVIAVDANPDFGTLSQRVPLQTRSTVRDLLLDEHIQRYSDVRRHTSQGSSRLEVLASERDPAASEAFSEEEYRAVARILQRFYNIILTDCGTGLMHSAMAGVLDLAHSLVLISSSAIDGARSAAATLDWLSLHGHDHLVRNAVVVINLPRPGAPNVGINQLRDYFLSRCRAVHIIPYDPHLGEGAEIDLHRLSKPTKRAYVELAATVADDFSADHRRYRG; this is encoded by the coding sequence ATGTCGGAGGCGGCTGCCGCCGGCCTCGCCGGGCCGCAGGGTGGCGCTACCCAGAACCAGCCGCCGCAGTGGGATCCGAACCTTTCCGGCCATCCGGGCGGAGCCGACTCGCCTTGGGGCGCACCCGGTCCGCAGGGTATCGGCTATCCGGGCCAGTACGGCCAAGCGCCGGGCACTGGGACCGGTGATGTCGGTATGGGTGCGCCGGGCCAGGACCAGTGGCCCGTGCCGAACCAATCGATGCAGCCGAACCAGCCGGGACAGCCAGGCCCGGGGGTTGGACAATCCCCCTGGACGGGGCAGCCCGCCGCCTACCAGCCCAATGAGCTGAGCCAAGGGCAATGGGGCGCACCTGGTCCCGGGCAGCAGGCCAGCTATCCCGGTGGGGCAGGGCAGGATTCGCACCCCGCGCCCGGAATGGATGTCGGCCAGTACGGAAATGCCGCTCCCGAGCAGAACTCACCTGCTGCCGAGCAGTACGCACCTGCTCCAGGCCAGTACGGCACCGCACCCGGGCAGTACGGCACCGCGCCCGGGCAGCCCCCGGCGACCCAGTACGGCGCTCCCGGCCAGCCCGGGCAGCCTTGGGGCGGCAGCCAGTTCAACGGCCCCGCGCCGTCGCTGGACGATGTCCCGTACCGGAAGGCCAAGAAGTCTCCCGGCTCCGGCTGGCGTAAAGCCGTCCACCACATGTCGGGCGGCTCCATCAATCCCGGCATGTCGGCGGAGGAGCGTCGTTTGCAGGAGTTGGTGGCGCGCATTCGCCAGCCCGTCCGCGGCGATTACCGCATCGCGGTGCTGTCGTTGAAGGGCGGTGTCGGCAAGACGACGACGACCATGGGCCTGGGTTCGATTTTCTCCTCGATTCGCGGCGACCGGGTGATCGCGGTGGACGCGAATCCGGACTTCGGCACCCTGTCGCAGCGCGTGCCTTTGCAAACCCGTTCGACCGTGCGGGATTTGTTGCTGGACGAGCACATTCAGCGGTATTCGGATGTGCGCCGCCATACCTCGCAGGGCAGCAGCCGTTTGGAAGTGCTGGCCAGTGAACGCGATCCGGCGGCATCGGAGGCGTTCAGCGAGGAGGAGTACCGCGCGGTGGCCCGGATTCTCCAGCGCTTCTACAACATCATTCTCACCGATTGCGGTACGGGCCTGATGCATTCGGCGATGGCGGGCGTGCTGGACCTGGCGCATTCCCTGGTGCTGATCTCGTCCTCGGCCATCGACGGCGCCCGCAGCGCCGCCGCCACCCTGGACTGGTTGTCGCTGCACGGCCACGACCATCTGGTCCGCAATGCCGTGGTGGTGATCAACCTCCCGCGCCCGGGTGCGCCGAATGTGGGAATCAACCAGTTGCGCGACTATTTCCTGTCGCGTTGCCGCGCGGTCCACATCATCCCCTACGACCCGCATCTCGGTGAGGGCGCGGAGATCGATCTGCATCGTCTGAGCAAGCCCACCAAGCGCGCGTACGTGGAATTGGCGGCGACGGTCGCGGACGATTTCTCCGCCGACCACCGCCGTTATCGCGGCTGA
- the rpmJ gene encoding 50S ribosomal protein L36, which produces MKVQPSVKPICEKCKVIRRHGRVMVICENLRHKQRQG; this is translated from the coding sequence GTGAAGGTTCAGCCGTCCGTCAAGCCGATCTGCGAGAAGTGCAAGGTGATCCGCCGCCACGGTCGGGTCATGGTGATCTGCGAGAACCTGCGCCACAAGCAGCGTCAGGGCTGA
- a CDS encoding GntR family transcriptional regulator gives MKQQPRSEMADGPRYQRIADLLREEIRAGKWEPGDRLPSHNELADQMQVSITTARNAIQLLVAENLVYTATSRGTIVRSQEVLESVVTNHIRPDRPKAAHDIFSEIARAAGREPSKQFSARMEPASPEVAHWLGVARDEWVVSRTIMQYLDNEPWSWEVSFYPRDLAEATGIDAPHDIPEGTTRRLAERGHGETAHRDTVVARPATAEEAALLGIGPGTILLDHLRIGANHERITRVTRHRSTAARNRLAYELGDDKGTDIIRKTLGAPYPPGNSHSFGNSLLPGAP, from the coding sequence TTGAAGCAACAACCGAGGAGCGAGATGGCGGACGGTCCGAGGTATCAACGGATCGCAGACCTCCTCCGCGAGGAGATCCGCGCCGGCAAGTGGGAACCGGGCGATCGACTACCGAGTCACAATGAGTTGGCCGACCAAATGCAGGTCTCGATTACGACGGCTCGCAACGCAATTCAACTTCTGGTAGCCGAGAATCTGGTTTACACAGCGACTTCCCGCGGCACTATCGTGCGTAGCCAAGAGGTGCTGGAATCGGTTGTGACCAACCACATTCGGCCGGATCGGCCCAAGGCCGCGCACGACATCTTCTCCGAGATCGCGCGCGCCGCCGGCCGCGAGCCGTCCAAACAGTTCAGCGCCAGAATGGAACCGGCGAGCCCGGAGGTGGCGCACTGGCTGGGCGTGGCGCGCGACGAGTGGGTGGTGTCCCGCACGATCATGCAGTATCTGGACAACGAACCCTGGTCGTGGGAGGTCAGCTTCTATCCGCGAGATCTGGCCGAGGCCACCGGAATCGACGCCCCGCACGACATTCCGGAGGGCACCACGCGCCGCTTGGCCGAGCGTGGCCACGGCGAGACCGCGCATCGCGACACCGTCGTCGCGCGACCCGCCACGGCCGAGGAAGCGGCGCTGCTGGGGATCGGTCCCGGTACGATCCTGCTCGACCATTTGCGCATCGGAGCAAACCACGAGCGCATCACCCGAGTGACGCGGCATCGTTCCACTGCCGCCCGCAACCGATTGGCATACGAATTGGGTGACGACAAAGGAACGGACATTATTCGTAAAACTCTGGGCGCGCCCTATCCGCCCGGTAATTCTCATTCCTTCGGTAATTCCCTGCTACCCGGCGCGCCATGA
- the infA gene encoding translation initiation factor IF-1, producing the protein MAKKEGAIEVEGRVIEPLPNAMFRIELENGHKVLAHISGKMRQHYIRILPEDRVVVELSPYDLTRGRIVYRYK; encoded by the coding sequence ATGGCGAAGAAGGAAGGGGCCATCGAGGTCGAGGGCCGGGTTATCGAGCCGTTGCCCAATGCGATGTTCCGGATCGAGCTGGAAAACGGGCACAAGGTTCTGGCCCACATCAGCGGCAAGATGCGGCAGCACTACATCCGCATCCTGCCCGAGGACCGCGTCGTCGTGGAGCTCTCGCCCTACGACTTGACTCGTGGCCGCATCGTCTACCGCTACAAGTGA
- the rpsM gene encoding 30S ribosomal protein S13 encodes MARLMGVDLPREKRMEIALTYIFGIGRTRAKEILEQTGVSPDLRSKDLSDDDLTKLRDFIEASDMKVEGDLRREVQADIRRKIEIGCYQGIRHRRGLPVRGQRTKTNARTRKGPKKTVAGKKK; translated from the coding sequence ATGGCACGTCTGATGGGCGTCGACCTCCCGCGCGAAAAGCGCATGGAGATCGCGCTGACCTACATCTTCGGCATCGGCCGTACCCGCGCCAAGGAGATCCTGGAGCAGACCGGCGTCAGCCCGGATCTGCGCTCGAAGGATCTCAGCGACGACGACCTGACCAAGCTCCGCGACTTCATCGAAGCGTCGGACATGAAGGTCGAGGGTGACCTGCGCCGCGAGGTGCAGGCCGACATTCGTCGCAAGATCGAGATCGGCTGCTACCAGGGCATCCGCCACCGCCGCGGCCTCCCCGTGCGCGGCCAGCGGACCAAGACCAACGCCCGCACGCGCAAGGGTCCGAAGAAGACCGTCGCCGGCAAGAAGAAGTAG
- the eccCa gene encoding type VII secretion protein EccCa, which produces MATEGFVRRPRIAPPRAPGGEMALTAPPEIPRPVAAPLMSKLMPVVMVVAMIGMLAMMSLMGKSLLSNPYMMMMPMMMIMSMAGMLMGSRGSAKSSAELNEERKDYFRYLDQTRREVRRTGQKQLETLIWSHPEPADLPSIVGSRRMWERRPNDPDFGHVRVGIGTHRLAAKLARPETGPLEDLEPVSTVALRRFVRTHSVVHHLPTAVSLRAFPAINIEGPTADTRGLVWSMLMELTAFHGPDHVAVAIVTAEPDCEAWSWAKWLPHVQHSSERDGMGAARMIYGSLGELETALADDLLERGRFMRNPQPTAGRLHLVVVIDDGYVSGSERLISESGLDAVTVIDLSSAENSLAVRRGLQLVTAGGEVFAKSAAGSEKFADADSVTLAEAEAFARSLARYRIATAAQIVSLGDNTSAADPGLMSLLKIPDASQIDPAKVWRPRAGRERLRVPIGITPDGTPVEIDIKESAENGMGPHGLCIGATGSGKSEFLRTLILSMVATHSPDQLNLILVDFKGGATFLGMDPLPHVAAVITNLEEELELVDRMRDALAGEMNRRQELLRSAGNFANVNDYEKARAAGVPLDPLPALFVVIDEFSELLSQKPDFADLFVMIGRLGRSLHVHLLLASQRLEENKLRGLDSHLSYRIGLRTFSANESRAVLGITDAYHLPGIPGSGYLKSDASDPLRFNATYVSGPYVAPRAARQAADGTMVVEAPPREFIAGTVEILERPEPENPLDPLDLLPPPPPTGDEGLPDSLLQVVVKRLTGHGRPAHEVWLPPLDESPTVDMLLPDPDWRSSVNRHGQLWMPIGIIDKPYEQRRDVLTINLAGAQGNVAVVGGPQSGKSTTLRTIIMASAATHTPEQVQFYCLDFGGGSMAGLVGLPHVGSVAGKLDSDKVRRTVAELVTLLREREERFAAQGIESMAEFRRRKHAASAAGQTDAPVMADRFGDVFLVIDNWQVVRDEFDSLEQQVGQLAAQGLSYGIHVILGANRWGEIRASVKDMIGTRIELRLGDPSDSEMGRRVAVNVPLNRPGRGLTADQLHMLIAMPRLDSDTNAQNLAEGVAAARTDLQALWGERRAPEVRTLPLSVPRDQILELAHRHGITQSPTKVVVGIGESELQPIALDFASDPHFMVFSEVESGKTTVLRNIVRGIAENSTADTARVILIDYRRTLLGVLEGDQLAGYSTSSQTCGGMVKEVVNYLAKRIPGSDITPQQLRDRDWWTGPEIYVVVDDYDMVTAGGNPLGALVELLPQARDIGLHVVISRNMGGISRALYDQVLGSMKNLSVPALLMSGSRDEGKLIGDIRPMRLPPGRGVLWTRAGGAEMIQIADLPPL; this is translated from the coding sequence ATGGCTACCGAAGGTTTCGTGCGTCGGCCCCGCATCGCCCCACCCCGCGCACCGGGCGGAGAGATGGCGTTGACCGCGCCGCCGGAGATCCCGCGCCCGGTGGCGGCGCCCCTGATGAGCAAGCTCATGCCGGTCGTCATGGTGGTGGCCATGATCGGCATGCTCGCCATGATGAGCCTCATGGGCAAGTCGCTGCTGTCCAACCCGTACATGATGATGATGCCGATGATGATGATCATGTCGATGGCCGGCATGCTCATGGGTTCGCGCGGCAGCGCCAAGAGCTCCGCGGAGCTGAACGAGGAACGCAAGGACTACTTCCGCTACCTCGACCAGACCCGTCGCGAGGTCCGGCGCACGGGACAGAAGCAGCTCGAGACGCTGATCTGGAGTCACCCGGAACCCGCTGATCTGCCGTCCATCGTGGGGTCGCGGCGGATGTGGGAGCGCCGCCCCAACGATCCCGACTTCGGGCATGTGCGCGTGGGCATCGGCACGCACCGGCTCGCCGCCAAGCTGGCGCGCCCGGAGACCGGTCCGCTCGAGGATCTCGAGCCGGTGTCCACGGTGGCGTTGCGTCGTTTCGTGCGAACGCATTCCGTGGTGCACCACCTGCCGACCGCGGTGTCGCTGCGTGCGTTTCCGGCGATCAATATCGAGGGCCCGACCGCGGATACCCGCGGGCTGGTGTGGTCGATGCTGATGGAGCTCACCGCATTCCACGGCCCCGACCACGTCGCGGTCGCCATCGTCACCGCCGAGCCCGACTGCGAGGCCTGGTCCTGGGCGAAATGGCTGCCGCACGTGCAGCATTCGAGCGAGCGCGACGGCATGGGCGCGGCGCGCATGATCTACGGTTCGCTCGGCGAGCTGGAGACCGCGCTGGCCGACGACCTGCTCGAACGCGGACGCTTCATGCGCAATCCGCAGCCGACCGCCGGGCGACTACACCTGGTCGTCGTGATCGACGACGGATACGTCAGCGGCAGTGAGCGCTTGATCAGCGAGTCCGGCCTGGACGCGGTCACCGTCATCGATCTGAGCTCCGCCGAGAACAGTTTGGCCGTCCGACGCGGATTGCAGCTCGTGACAGCCGGGGGCGAGGTGTTCGCCAAGAGCGCCGCGGGCAGCGAGAAGTTCGCCGATGCCGACAGTGTGACCCTCGCCGAGGCGGAAGCGTTCGCGCGCAGCCTGGCCCGCTACCGCATCGCCACCGCGGCGCAGATCGTCAGCCTCGGTGACAACACCTCGGCCGCCGATCCGGGTCTGATGAGCCTGCTCAAGATCCCGGACGCGTCCCAGATCGACCCGGCCAAGGTGTGGCGGCCGCGCGCGGGTCGGGAACGGCTGCGCGTGCCGATCGGCATCACCCCCGACGGAACGCCGGTCGAGATCGACATCAAGGAATCCGCCGAGAACGGCATGGGCCCGCACGGCCTGTGCATCGGTGCGACCGGCTCCGGAAAGTCGGAATTCCTTCGTACGCTGATTCTTTCGATGGTCGCCACGCACTCGCCCGATCAGCTCAACCTGATCCTGGTCGACTTCAAGGGTGGTGCGACATTCCTCGGTATGGATCCGTTGCCGCACGTGGCCGCGGTCATCACCAACCTCGAGGAAGAGCTCGAACTCGTCGACCGTATGCGCGACGCGCTCGCCGGTGAGATGAACCGACGCCAGGAACTGCTGCGCTCCGCGGGCAACTTCGCCAATGTCAACGACTACGAGAAGGCCCGCGCCGCCGGGGTGCCGCTCGATCCGCTGCCCGCGCTGTTCGTGGTGATCGACGAGTTCTCCGAATTGCTCTCGCAGAAACCGGATTTCGCGGATCTGTTCGTGATGATCGGTCGACTCGGGCGATCGCTGCACGTCCATCTGCTGCTCGCCTCGCAGCGGCTGGAGGAGAACAAGTTGCGCGGTCTGGACTCGCACCTTTCCTACCGCATCGGTCTACGGACCTTCTCGGCCAACGAGTCTCGCGCCGTGCTCGGTATCACCGACGCCTACCACCTGCCGGGTATCCCCGGCTCCGGTTACCTCAAGAGTGACGCGTCGGATCCGTTGCGGTTCAACGCGACCTACGTCTCGGGTCCCTATGTCGCGCCTCGCGCCGCGCGGCAGGCGGCGGACGGCACCATGGTCGTCGAAGCGCCGCCGCGCGAATTCATCGCGGGCACGGTCGAAATCCTGGAACGGCCCGAACCGGAGAACCCGCTCGATCCGCTCGACCTGCTGCCGCCACCGCCGCCGACCGGTGACGAGGGGCTGCCCGACAGCCTGCTGCAGGTGGTCGTGAAGCGCCTGACCGGTCACGGCCGACCGGCCCACGAGGTCTGGCTGCCTCCGCTGGACGAGTCGCCGACCGTGGACATGCTGCTGCCGGATCCGGACTGGCGGTCGTCGGTCAACCGGCACGGACAGCTGTGGATGCCGATCGGCATCATCGACAAGCCGTACGAGCAGCGGCGTGACGTGCTCACCATCAATCTCGCGGGCGCGCAAGGCAATGTGGCGGTCGTCGGTGGTCCGCAGTCCGGCAAGTCGACCACGCTGCGCACCATCATCATGGCGTCGGCGGCCACGCACACCCCCGAACAAGTGCAGTTCTACTGCTTGGACTTCGGTGGTGGTTCGATGGCCGGTCTGGTCGGGCTGCCGCACGTCGGCTCGGTCGCGGGCAAGCTCGACTCCGACAAGGTGCGGCGCACCGTCGCCGAGCTCGTCACCCTGCTGCGCGAGCGCGAGGAGCGCTTCGCCGCGCAGGGTATCGAATCCATGGCCGAGTTCCGGCGGCGCAAGCACGCGGCCTCGGCCGCGGGGCAGACCGATGCTCCGGTAATGGCCGACCGGTTCGGTGACGTCTTCCTCGTCATCGACAACTGGCAGGTCGTCCGCGACGAATTCGACAGCCTGGAGCAGCAGGTCGGACAGCTTGCCGCCCAAGGTCTTTCGTACGGCATCCACGTGATCCTCGGCGCCAACCGGTGGGGTGAGATCCGCGCGTCCGTGAAGGACATGATCGGTACCCGCATCGAGCTGCGCCTGGGTGACCCCTCGGACTCGGAGATGGGCCGCCGCGTCGCGGTCAATGTTCCGCTCAACCGGCCGGGCCGCGGTCTCACCGCGGACCAGCTGCACATGCTCATCGCCATGCCGCGCCTGGACTCCGACACCAACGCCCAGAACCTGGCCGAGGGTGTGGCCGCGGCACGCACCGACCTGCAGGCCCTCTGGGGCGAGCGCCGGGCGCCCGAGGTCCGCACACTGCCGCTCAGCGTGCCTCGCGACCAGATCCTGGAACTGGCTCACCGCCACGGCATCACGCAGAGTCCCACCAAGGTGGTCGTCGGCATCGGCGAGTCCGAACTGCAGCCGATCGCCCTGGACTTCGCCTCCGACCCGCACTTCATGGTCTTCTCCGAGGTCGAGTCCGGCAAGACCACGGTGCTGCGCAACATCGTTCGAGGTATCGCCGAGAACTCCACCGCCGACACCGCCCGCGTCATCCTCATCGACTACCGGCGCACCCTGCTGGGCGTGCTGGAAGGCGACCAGCTGGCCGGGTACTCGACGTCCTCGCAGACCTGCGGCGGCATGGTCAAGGAAGTCGTCAACTACCTCGCCAAGCGCATCCCCGGCTCCGACATCACCCCGCAGCAGCTGCGCGACCGCGACTGGTGGACCGGCCCGGAGATCTACGTCGTCGTCGACGACTACGACATGGTCACCGCGGGCGGAAACCCCTTGGGCGCCTTGGTGGAACTACTCCCGCAAGCCCGCGACATCGGCCTGCACGTAGTCATCTCCCGCAACATGGGCGGCATCTCCCGAGCCCTCTACGACCAGGTCCTCGGCTCGATGAAGAACCTCTCCGTCCCCGCCCTCCTCATGAGCGGCTCCCGAGACGAAGGCAAACTCATCGGCGACATCCGCCCCATGCGCCTCCCACCCGGCCGAGGCGTCCTCTGGACCCGCGCGGGCGGCGCGGAAATGATCCAAATAGCCGACCTGCCACCCCTGTAA